Part of the Microbacterium sp. Clip185 genome is shown below.
CCCGCTCTACCGCTATCACGTCGGCCGGCCGGGCCAGTCCGTGGCGCCCGAGGTCATGGTGCGACGGGTGGAGCAGCAGCTGCGGGTGAACAGACTGGCGCTGGCTGCGCTCCCCTCGCCGCACTCGGTCGCGCGCGGCGAGGTACCGGCGCAGTTGTACCGGGCTCTGCTGCACCACGTGGAGGGGGTGTGCGCGGTCACGAGCGCGACGTTGGCCCGCGCCGGGACCGCGGATCACCTCGTGGAGCGCGACCGGTTCTGGCGAGAAGTGCGTGCGGAGAACCCCTGGCTGTACACGCGCATGCGTCGGAGCCTCCTCGGGGCGGTGAGCAACCTCCCGGGTCAGGCGGGTCGGCGCGCGACGAGCCTGGCCTACGACTGGGCTCGTCGCGTCGTCGGGTTCAGCTGAGACGAGCCGCGGCTTCCTCGCGTGAACTGCGTCCCGTCTACGATCGATGGGGAGATCGGTCGAACCCGCGGCCGGCTCCTCATCATCGCCGTGCGCGCAGCTTGCTGCCGGCGCGCGCTGCGCCGGACGGAGGGTGCCCAGGTGTCATCGCTCCTGCTGACGGTGGCCGTGCCCGCCTACAACTGTGCAGAGCTCCTCGGTCGCGCTCTCGCCGCGCTCTGCGTCAGCGACGCCCGCGTCGAGGTCATCGTCGTCGATGACGGCTCCACGGACGCCACCGGGATACTCGCCGAATCGTATGCGCACACGTATCCCGACCGGATTCGTGTGGTGCACCAGGTCAACGGCGGGCACGGGGCAGCCATCGACACCGGCGTCGCACACGCGCGCGGACGGTACGTCAAGGTGCTCGACGCCGACGACTGGCTGTCGTCCACTGCTCTCGCGCGGGTGCTCGACGTCCTCGAGCGGCTGGAGGAGGCGGGGGGAGTAGACGCGTTGTTCACGGACTTCGTGCATGACCGCGTGGACAAGCCGGCGCGCGTCACGCGCTTCGGCACGGTGTTCCCGGCCGAGCGGGTCTTCGGGTGGGAGGACACGCAGCGCTTCGGGCGCCGACAGTATCTGATGATGCACGCGGTCATCTACCGCACGGCGTTGCTGCGCGAGGTGGAGCTGAATCTGCCTCGCCACACGTTCTACGTCGACAGCCTGTACGTCCTGCGTCCGCTCACGCGCGTACGTCGCATGTACTACGTGCCCGTCGCGCTGTACCACTACTACATCGGCCGGTCTGGCCAGTCGGTCGCGCCGGAGGTCATGCTGGCCCGCGTCGACCAGCAGCTGCGCGTGAACCGCCTCGCACTGGAGACCCTGCCGAGCATCGAGGACGTGCGGGCCGGGAGCGTCCCGCCACAGCTCTACGCCGCGCAACTGCACTACGTCCGCGCGCTGTGCGCCACCGTGAGTGCGACGCTCGCCCTGGGGGGTACGCCCCAGCACCTGGCGGTGCGCCGTGCCTTTTGGCGCGAGGTCAAGCGCGACCGGCCCCGCATCCACGCTCATCTGCGCAGGAGTCTCGTCGGGGCAGGCAGCAATCTGCCGGGCTCTGCGGGCCGGCATGTGACCCGAGCCGCCTACCACCTCGCCCGACGTTACGTCGGGTTCAGTTGAGAACGGACCAGGAAGGAGACAGAGCATGATCCGCATCGGCGTCGTCGAAGATGATCCGGCCAGCATCGACCGCCTGTTGTCGCACCTGGACCGGTTCCAGCGTGAACACGGTGAGCGCTTCCATATCGGGGCGTTCCGCGACGGACGCGACATCATCGAGGACTACCGTCCCGACTGGGACATCCTGCTGCTGGACATCCAGATGGCGCGTGTGGACGGCATGACGGCCGCGCGCCGCATCCGCGAGGTCGACAGTGAGGTGCTCATCGTCTTCGTGACCGCGTCGCCGCAGTACGCGGTCAGCGGCTACGAAGTGGATGCCCTGAGCTATCTGCTCAAACCGGTGTCCTACCCGGTCTTCGCGCAGGAGCTCGCGCGCTGCCTCGTGCGCCTGCGCAGGCGCGAACGCCGGCACATGCTCTTCACCGCGGCCGACGGCGATCGTCACCGCCTCGACATCGCCGACGTGCTGTATCTCGAGAGTGCCAAGCACAATGTGCTGATCCACACACTCGACAGCGATTACACCGTGGCCACGTCGCTGAAGGCGATGGAGGGCGAGCTGGAGGGCGAGGACTTCTTCCGCTGCAACAGCGGATACCTCGTGAACCTGCGTCACGTGACCGGCGTGGAGGGCAACGACTGCCGCATCCGCGGCGGTGTGCGGCTGCAGATCAGCCGGCCGCGCAAGAAGGACTTCCTGGCAGCCCTGGCCGCCTATATCGGCACGCGCGGGATCACGGCATGAATGAGCTCTACGTCGCCGACATCCCCCGCAGCTTCACGGCCATCGCGGAGTGGGGCGCCTGCTTCGTCTTCGTGCTGATCGTCGCCCGACGAGCGAGCTGGTGGGTCACGGCCGCCGCATCGGCTGCGGGACTGCTGGCGCTGCTCGCCGTGCAGGAAGCGGCCGGACGCCTCTCCCTCGCGCTGTGGATCCCGGGGATGCTGGCAGCCGTCCTCGTGATGTTCGCGATGCTGTACGCCACGCTTCGTGTCTCCCCGGTGACCGCCGGCTACCTCACGGCCCGGGCCTTCGTGCTCGCGGAGCTCACCGCATCCATCCACTGGCAGCTCGACCGGTTCTACCTCGATGCGCCGGCCGAGGTGAAGACCACGATGATGGTTCTCACCTATGGCGGGATGCTGGGGCTCGCCTGGCTCGCGGAACGGCGTCATCTGGTGCGCGGAGAGGTTTTCGAGGTGGGCTATGCCGATCTCGTCGCCGCGTTCTCGATCGCGTCCGCAACGTTCATCATCTCCAACCTCAGCTTCGTGACCACCGCCACACCGTTCAGCGGCCGCATCGGGCACGAGATCCTGTACATCAGAACGCTCGTCGATCTCTGCGGCTACATCGCCCTCTACGTGCAGCACGAGGTGCGCCGCGGCTTCCAGGCGCGCCGCGAGGCCGATGCGATGGCGAGGTTGCTGACGAGCCAGCACCAGCAGTACGAGATGTCGCGGCGCACGATCGATGAAGTCAACCGCAAGTACCACGACATGAAGCACCACCTGGACGCGATCCGCGCCGAGCAGGATCCGCAGTCCCGCCTGCGCATCCTCGACGACCTCGAGACGTCGATCCGCGACTACGCGACGCAGGTGCGCACCGGCAACGACGTGCTCGACGCGGTTCTGACCGCCAAGCTCATGTACGCGCGCGAGCAGAGCATCCACGTCGCGACGGTCGCCGACGGGCGGTTGCTGGCGGGGTTGCGTCCGCTGGACATCACGGCGATCGCGGGCAACGCCCTCGACAACGCGTTCGAGGCGACGGCACGGCTAGCCGAATCGCAGCGGATGGTGAAGTTCTCCCTCTTCGCGCACGACGACTTCGTGATGCTCCGGGTCGAGAACACGTTCGACGGGCATCTGCGTCGGCGGGATGGCCGCATCATCACGCGCAAGGCCGGCGACGGACACGGCTACGGACTGCGCAACATCGAGGCGGCGGCGGAGACCTACGGCGGATCGGTATCGGTCGACGCCGGCGCCGAATGGTTCTCGCTCCGGGTGCTGCTTCCCCGGGACATCGCCGCCGCGAGCTGAGCCTTCCGCTCAGGCGGCCAACGCCCGACGCACGTGCGTCAGCAGCTGCTCGCGCAGCGGCTCGGCCCTCCGCGTGAAAGCCCGTTGCTCGGTGACGTAGAGGGCCTTGCCTTCCGGCGTCTCCACGGCGACGGGTTCGAAGCCCCAGGCACGGAGGTCGTACGGCGAGGCGCGCATATCGAGCGAGCGGATGTCGCGGGCGAGCTCGAACGCGTCCAGGAGGGTGTCGCCGGGCACGAGCGGGCCGAGCTTCACCGCCCACTTGTAGAGGTCCATGCCCGCGTGCAGGCAGCCCGGCTGCTCGTGAGCGGCCTGGGTTGCGCGCTCGAGGAGCGCCCGGTTGCGGGGCACCGCATCCTCGGTGAAGAAGCGGAACGCGTCGAAGTGCGTGCACCGCAGCTCGTGCGACTCGACCACGGCGTCCGTGCCCGCCGAGCCCAGCCGCAGCGGCGCGGTATGGCGGGGAGCCTCTGAGCGGTACAGCATCGCCCACTCGTGCATGCCGAAGCAGCCGTACTGCGCGCTCCGCCCGCGGGTGCCCGCCAGGATCGTGGCGACACCGGTCAGCAGGAGGCGCTTCTCGGCGGCGAAGGCGCGCACGTCGACGCGAAGGGTGTCGTCAGCGCCGCGCACGTACCAGCGCCACTCGGCGCGAGCCTCCTGTGCCGCATCCGCCAGCGCGAACGCCGCACCCGGGTGCCAGCGACGCAGCAGCGCCGGCTTGTAGCCGTAGTAAGTGAACAGGAAGTCCT
Proteins encoded:
- a CDS encoding glycosyltransferase family 2 protein; its protein translation is MSSLLLTVAVPAYNCAELLGRALAALCVSDARVEVIVVDDGSTDATGILAESYAHTYPDRIRVVHQVNGGHGAAIDTGVAHARGRYVKVLDADDWLSSTALARVLDVLERLEEAGGVDALFTDFVHDRVDKPARVTRFGTVFPAERVFGWEDTQRFGRRQYLMMHAVIYRTALLREVELNLPRHTFYVDSLYVLRPLTRVRRMYYVPVALYHYYIGRSGQSVAPEVMLARVDQQLRVNRLALETLPSIEDVRAGSVPPQLYAAQLHYVRALCATVSATLALGGTPQHLAVRRAFWREVKRDRPRIHAHLRRSLVGAGSNLPGSAGRHVTRAAYHLARRYVGFS
- a CDS encoding LytR/AlgR family response regulator transcription factor is translated as MIRIGVVEDDPASIDRLLSHLDRFQREHGERFHIGAFRDGRDIIEDYRPDWDILLLDIQMARVDGMTAARRIREVDSEVLIVFVTASPQYAVSGYEVDALSYLLKPVSYPVFAQELARCLVRLRRRERRHMLFTAADGDRHRLDIADVLYLESAKHNVLIHTLDSDYTVATSLKAMEGELEGEDFFRCNSGYLVNLRHVTGVEGNDCRIRGGVRLQISRPRKKDFLAALAAYIGTRGITA
- a CDS encoding ATP-binding protein — encoded protein: MNELYVADIPRSFTAIAEWGACFVFVLIVARRASWWVTAAASAAGLLALLAVQEAAGRLSLALWIPGMLAAVLVMFAMLYATLRVSPVTAGYLTARAFVLAELTASIHWQLDRFYLDAPAEVKTTMMVLTYGGMLGLAWLAERRHLVRGEVFEVGYADLVAAFSIASATFIISNLSFVTTATPFSGRIGHEILYIRTLVDLCGYIALYVQHEVRRGFQARREADAMARLLTSQHQQYEMSRRTIDEVNRKYHDMKHHLDAIRAEQDPQSRLRILDDLETSIRDYATQVRTGNDVLDAVLTAKLMYAREQSIHVATVADGRLLAGLRPLDITAIAGNALDNAFEATARLAESQRMVKFSLFAHDDFVMLRVENTFDGHLRRRDGRIITRKAGDGHGYGLRNIEAAAETYGGSVSVDAGAEWFSLRVLLPRDIAAAS
- a CDS encoding 3-methyladenine DNA glycosylase, translating into MSTASPLLAPQTVLDLDDWRARESSHTDRADALTAGRRARAARGQTHPVEDFLFTYYGYKPALLRRWHPGAAFALADAAQEARAEWRWYVRGADDTLRVDVRAFAAEKRLLLTGVATILAGTRGRSAQYGCFGMHEWAMLYRSEAPRHTAPLRLGSAGTDAVVESHELRCTHFDAFRFFTEDAVPRNRALLERATQAAHEQPGCLHAGMDLYKWAVKLGPLVPGDTLLDAFELARDIRSLDMRASPYDLRAWGFEPVAVETPEGKALYVTEQRAFTRRAEPLREQLLTHVRRALAA